Genomic DNA from Cloeon dipterum chromosome 3, ieCloDipt1.1, whole genome shotgun sequence:
ACGATGGGTAGAATGTGCAAAGGATTAAGAGCGCTGTGAGCAAAGTTCTAAAGGAGCATGGGGACGAGCCGCACAAAAGAAAGTTTATCATCCTTCTAAattggaagaaaatttaaactaaaaatgtgaaaacttTCGAGCAAACTCACTGCATATTGGTAAATTGGCTCTGTCACGACAAAAGTGAGTGCTTGTTGCCCGCATCGGCCGCATTGATGGGACGTCGAGCGGAAACTGCGCACCGCGAACCCACAAAATCCAGtaggacacacacacacggtaAAACTGAGCCGTTCTAATTTCCAATAAACAAGGGCGGATGTTCTGGCACGGAGTGAAGGGCCCGCCATTTGCTAACCTCAAACATTGCTATGCAACTTACCAGGtggtcaaaaatattaaaaaaaattaaaataaaaaattccaagttCCTGATgcctttctttttaattaatttatggggGTTAGTTggatcaattaaaattagacaaattGTACCTTCAGATTAAGCAAAGACGATCTCAGTTTATCGATTAGATAAGATAGCAGAGTCGTTCCACGCTGTCATAGTGTGTTGCTCTTGTTATTGTGCGCGAGGTGATGCAAAATCCGGTGCTGCTGGCCGTACTTTTGGCCGCTGCGGCCTGCGGGGCGGCGGCCGAGCGCATCCTGGCCGTCTTCCCCTCCTCCTCGCCCAGCCAGGTCAACGTCTTCACCGCCCTGACCAAGGAGCTGGCCCGCAGGGGACACCAGGTCACcaataatttcacatttaattcacttaaaagaaaattaaatttttcatatattaGGTGACGGTTTTGAGTCCATTTCCGCAGAAGGCAGCGCCGCCAGGTTACATCGACTTCGATCTAATGCACGGGCCGGTCGCCGAGTTCAAAAATTCGCTGGCAAACGAGGGGCCCGTGCTCTACTCGCCGGAGCCCAGGCACTTTTTCCACACGGCCCTGCACCTGTGGCGCGTCTCCGTCGGACTCACGCACGCCGTCATGACTTCTCCCCAGGTGTGTTTTAGAATATTTCTGTTAAATGTGGTATTTAAAGagttattgaatttgaaaattataagcaCCAGCTAATTGCAGATTTAAAACTGCTACCAAGTTTTTGCGAATgcgtaattaaatatttgaataaaataaaaaaataaaatcgtggaatctaaaataatccaattgaatatttttattgaacaattttttttaaatttgttaaaagtgatatatttgaaattaggGTGATTTTTATTACTAATTCTTTGTCTATGGGTAGGActttaaatatacatttaatatgtatttagaacaaaatttaaaacaatatttgaagACATTTGTAATGAcctattttttaaccaataaaCATCCCTATTCCAtgaacatttaaatatatttttatagaaataaaattttagtatttttcatCCTACAATTTTTGCGTCAGGTGAAGGACGTGATGAAGAACAAGGGCGGCTACGACCTGGTGATCGCCGAGCACTTTCTGCACGAGGCGCTGCACGGTCTGGCCTGGTACTTCGAGGTGCCGCTGGTGCTGTTCGCACCCTCCGACCTGGTGCCCCTTCCCTCGGGCGTGGCACCTCTTTCCTACGTGCCGCACCCCCTACTCGCCCTCAACAAGCCCATGAGCTTCACCGACAGATTGGTCAACGTGCTGGCCAACGCTTTCTGGACCCTGGGATACAATTATTACTATCTGCCACAGCAGGACGCCATCAGCAAAGAGGTTAAAATTATGaagagcagatttttttcaatttaaatttgtatttcatatttaattattattgaagcAGTTAATGTCTAATGGACAGGGAAACAAAGgaagcatttaaattaattcagtaatagcattatattttactctctctctttaaaaaaaaattagaatatattaaaatgaaatattataaattaaaatagtttcttAAGAAcaagaattcaaattaaaatataaatacaaataaaaataacccaaatttatataattttctatttatgtTGTTTTACTAGGTTTTTGGTAACGAGGCGCCTAGCGTTTGGGAAACGGAGCCGTGGCTGGTTCTCCTAAATTCCGATCCAGCGTTAAACGGGCCGGTGCCCCGCATGCCCTGGGAGGTGGAGGTGGGCGGGCTGCACGTCCGGTCGACGCCGTGGCCGCTGCCGGACGAGCTGCAGGCCTTCCTGGATGGCGCCGACGCTGGCCTCATCTACTTCTCGTTCGGCAGCAGCCTCAGGTGCTCGCAGATGCCGCCGGCCCTGAGACAGGTTTTTGTTGACGCATTTAGAGCGTTGCCGCAGCGCGTCGTCTGGGTCTACGACGAAGACGAACTGCAGGGCAAGCCGGAAAACGTGTTCATCGCCAAGTGGGTCCACCAGCAGGAGGTGCTAGGTTGGCaaaatggttttctttttttaaatgggaCGTAGAACAGAGAAAACAGTTTTGGCTCATTCTAACTACATTACTGAAAATCACACCgccgttttttttaaacacagtATTTTTTGATCTCGTAAAAAACGGTGTATATGCATCGAATTCCTCTCTATCAACTTGACACCAAATTAAAGGTTATTGGTCAAGTAAAAAGGTAATTCTGGGtatttacttgaaaatttcagttgttttttgtgctctttaaaaaaacagcattatttttaattaaattaaaccctGCTTAAAAGCAGATCAAATAAGGCctgtgtgaaatttttaaagtggtcCTTTGCTTTATATTTAAGAGATTCCACCATGGCACAGAAAAACACGACTTTTCCGATTTTTCTAatgtttataataataaatatcgtCAGAACAAAtaatcatcagaattgcaaaatcttCTCACCGCTAGACTCTTCTCGACTTCGTGCTCTATTTGAtcagaattatttcaaaaaattcaggCTGATGTGATTAGAGCCATATTTTTATACTACAAATAAATgtaggaaatttaataataagaAAGAgtagaataattttgttctcgttttattttttcagggagatagaaaaaattaaaccaggactttttaacattaaaaaacagaCGTTCTTATGCATCCcgccatttttattaacaaataaaaattagtttcgtCGCCAAACAATTcacttatttaaatatttaaaaaaaataatatttaagaattGACTGTATTTTAGCCCATCCAAACACGGTGGCCATGATCACGCACGGCGGGCCGGTGAGCGGGCAGGAGGCGGCCCACTTCGGCGTGCCCGTGGTGGCCATTCCTGTCTTCGGCGACCAACGCATCCGTGCCCAACGCACGCAGAGGGACAATCTGGGCGTGATGCTCGAGATGCGCAACGTGACGACACCCTCGCTGCTCTGGGCCCTGAAAGAGGTCACCACAAACCCCAGGTGAGCCCGTGAAATGCATTCTCTGACGCCAATCGCAGCCATTTTTGTTCCGATAAATCCAAAACACACGTggcaaaaaattctttaaaggaAGCCTGACAGGGCTGGAAAATCCAGTAAAAGTAATGAAGTAATTTTAGAAGATAATAATTAAGTTACGTAAAATCATGATTGAAATGTTCATAAATGAAAAACTCTTGAAACAAAATCGCTTTTTCTGGGTCACCGAGGGAAAAACGCCTAAAACCAGTTGCAGATATCTACATTTTCGCATTTTCACTTcggaacattttaaaaaattgcccagatactatattattaaattgagaaaaaacaaaaatggcgggaaaatcaaatagatattcacatcatttttttgggtttgaaaatgaaacttaAAAGGCTTTTCTCTTCCGTAAAAGAGTCAGAAGATTCCAGTTCTGTGGTCAAATAGTTGCGTAGAGGCCTGAATGAtccagaaaaatgaattttcactatttcGTGTAACACTTAGAGGACTGAAATAGACGCCATATATTCTCTTCTAggtatttttaagatttaattcgAGTTTcagccatttttttatcacatatTCCAACATGGCGGACGCTCcagcatttttaaacattttaaaactttaaaacatAGACATCATCCAATGCATATGATAAAATCTGTGGtcttaatatttgttttgggTTCGGAACATTTTGTCAAGCTAAAATGAAAGGTTGGCGTGAGCccggtggattttttttttgtacattttgacatttcaaagtatttattgttgaaaataaacaactctGTTTGATTGCGAAGGATAAAAGAAGCGAGTGTGCAGCGTCGAGTGGCGGGGGCGGAGACGGGGGCGGCGCTGGAGAAGGCCGTCTTCTGGGTGGAGTGGGTGTTGCGGCGCCGCGGCGACGGTCGGGGGGACGCGTGGTCGGCGCCGCGGCTCCGCTTCTGGCAGCGACACAGCCTGGACGTGGTCGGCGCCGCGCTGCTGGggcccgccgccgccattTTTCTACTCGTCGTTGTCGTGCTGCGGAAATAAAAGCGAGAGGCGGCGCCGACATCGGCGCCGCCCGCCACCAGGTGGGAACAAACACGTtcgtttcatttctttttttttagcGATTTTCGGTCTCTCGTCTATGTATcgtatttttgtgttttaaaagcaCTTGGCACGTGTCAAGGCACTTGAGGAATGTTTGTTCACTTGGGCCGGCGGAAGTAGCGCAGCACCACGTAACCGAGCACGCGGAACACGATCAggaacagcagcagcaccagcgtG
This window encodes:
- the LOC135941420 gene encoding UDP-glucosyltransferase 2-like — encoded protein: MQNPVLLAVLLAAAACGAAAERILAVFPSSSPSQVNVFTALTKELARRGHQVTVLSPFPQKAAPPGYIDFDLMHGPVAEFKNSLANEGPVLYSPEPRHFFHTALHLWRVSVGLTHAVMTSPQVKDVMKNKGGYDLVIAEHFLHEALHGLAWYFEVPLVLFAPSDLVPLPSGVAPLSYVPHPLLALNKPMSFTDRLVNVLANAFWTLGYNYYYLPQQDAISKEVFGNEAPSVWETEPWLVLLNSDPALNGPVPRMPWEVEVGGLHVRSTPWPLPDELQAFLDGADAGLIYFSFGSSLRCSQMPPALRQVFVDAFRALPQRVVWVYDEDELQGKPENVFIAKWVHQQEVLAHPNTVAMITHGGPVSGQEAAHFGVPVVAIPVFGDQRIRAQRTQRDNLGVMLEMRNVTTPSLLWALKEVTTNPRIKEASVQRRVAGAETGAALEKAVFWVEWVLRRRGDGRGDAWSAPRLRFWQRHSLDVVGAALLGPAAAIFLLVVVVLRK